GCATCTATGCCGTGGACAGGCTCGCGGAAGCCTATCCGGATCTTGAGGTCGATGATGCGGTGGCAGGCACGCTTGCCATCCCGATCTCGCGTTCGCCGCGCGATTATGTCGTGCTTTTCCGCCAGGAATTGGTGCGCACCGCCCGCTGGGGCGGCGACCCGCACAAGCCGGTGGAATACGGGCCGAATGGCCCGAGGCTGACGCCGCGCAAGAGTTTCGAGGCCTGGTCGGAACTGGTGCGTGGCCGCTCCCTCCCCTTCACGGAGGCCGAGCGCCGCGTCGCCGAAACCATCCGCGTCACGCTGATCGAGGTGGTATTGCGCCTCACCGACGAGGTCAGCATGGCGCGCCAGACGGCAAACGAGCGCCAGGAACTGCTGATTGCCGAGCTGAACCACCGCGTCCGCAACATATTGAGCCTCATCACCGGCATCATCCGGCAGTCGCAGGCAACGTCGGTCGGCCTTGGCGACTACATCCGCCAGCTCGAGGGCCGCATCCAGTCGCTCGCCCGTGCCCATGACCAGATCACCCGCGATCACTGGGCGCCCGCTTCGCTTCGGCAATTGCTGCTGGCAGAGACCGGCGCCTATCTCGGGAAAAATGCGCAACGCATCCAGATGAGCGGCGAGGACGTGCTGCTGGAACCGCAGGCCTTTTCCACCGCCGCCCTTGTTTTCCATGAGCTGATGACCAACAGCGCCAAATACGGCAGCCTTTCCGGCACCAGCAGCGGCACGGTCCAACTCGGCTGGCATCGCGACGACGAGGGCAATCTGCGTATTGGCTGGCGCGAAAAGGATGGCCCGCCCGTCGTCGAACCCAAACGCCATGGCTTCGGTTCGACGATCATCCGCCGCTCGATCCCCTATGACCTCGGCGGCAAGGCCGAGGTCCGCTACGTCAAGGATGGGCTCGAGGCGGATTTCTCCATTCCGGCGCGACATGTCGTCGGCCCGACGAGCGAACGATCAAATCCGGCTCCGCTCGGAACGACCGAACCGAAGACCACTTCTGATGAACAGCCGCTCTCCGGCTTGAACGTGCTGCTGGTGGAAAACAATCTGATCATCGCCATGGATGGCGAGGACATCCTGCGCCGCCTGGGCGCCGACGTGGCTACGGCGCCAAGTGTCACTGCGGCTATGGAAATTCTGGCAGGGCAGTCCTTCGATCTGGCGCTTCTCGATGTCAATCTTGGCGATGAGACGAGTTTCGGAATTGCCGACCGGCTGGCGGCCGAAGGCGTACCCTTCGTTTTTGCCACGGGCTATGGGGAGGGCATCGCCCAGGCGAACAGCCACTCGGACGCGCCCGTGCTACAGAAGCCTTATACGATGGAAGGCATGACGGATATTCTTGCCCGGGTGCCGCTTCCAAGAAGAGGGTAAACCCTCACGCCTCCAGGGGATCCGGTCGCAGGCCGCCGATGAAGAGCTGTTCCAGAAACCGCGCCGCATCCTCGAAGCGCCCTTCGCCCGAATGTTCCTGCCCCAGCACGGCACGCACCTGAACGTCGAAATCCGCGTAATGCTGCGTTGTCGACCAGATGGAGAAGATCAGGTGATAGGGATCGCATTTGACGATCTTGCCTGATTTCGCCCAGGCGCGGATGACCTCCGCCTTCTCGTCGACCAATTCCTTCAGCGGTCCCTTCAGCTCGTCCTCGATATGCGGCGCGCCCTGCAGCACCTCGTTGGCGAAAAGCCGGCTCTCGCGGGGAAAATCGCGGGCCATCTCCAGCTTGCGGCGGATGTAGCTGCGGATTTCCGCCTCCGGATTGCCTTCGGCGTTAAAGGCCCGCAGCGGCTCCAGCCAGGTGTAGAGCACCCGGTCGATCAGCGCCCGGTGCATGGCTTCCTTGGTGCGGAAATAATAGAGCAGGTTGGGTTTCGACATGCCGGCCACTTCGGCAATCTGGTCGATGGTCGAGCCGCGGAAGCCGCTTGCCGAAAACACGTCGAGGGCCGCTTCCAGGATCTGCTCTTCCTTCTCCTCCTGGATTCGCGTCCGCCTCAGGGTTTTCGCTGCTCTCGGTATGGTCACAGGCTGTTATTTCCCCTTGAAATTCAACTTCTTCGCTCAAGTTTTTCTGAAAGCGATCCCCCGCCGCCTTCTTGAGCAACTGCCCGTATATTTATCGGCAATTTTCGTGATTTTCGTCTTGAGCCCGGCGGTGGAAGTTGTAATGTTTACCAATCGGTCAAATTATCCGTCAGATGCAAAACAAAGGCAACTGGCGATTTTCCGGCGCTCGACAAAACCAATAAGGGGGCGCAGGAAAGGACCACGGGAACAGGCGGGCATGCCCTTTGCATGACTGCCGCAAACAGGTGAGGGCATACGAAATGGTGGCAGCACCAGGCGAGAACATGCGCGTCAATGGCGACCGTCTCTGGGACAGTCTCATGGAGATGGCGAAGATCGGCCCCGGCATCGCGGGCGGCAACAATCGCCAGACGCTGACGGATGCCGATGCGCAGGGCCGCAGCCTTTTCAAAAAATGGTGTGACGATGCCGGATTGACCATGGGTGTCGACCGCATGGGCACGATGTTCGCCACCCGCCCCGGCACCGATCCCGATGCTCTGCCCGTCTATGTCGGCTCGCATCTCGACACCCAACCGACCGGCGGCAAATATGACGGCGTGCTCGGCGTGCTTGCGGCTCTCGAAGTCGTGCGCACGATGAACGATCTCGGCATCAAGACCAAACATCCGATCGTCGTTACCAACTGGACCAACGAGGAAGGGGCGCGTTTTGCCCCTGCCATGCTGGCGTCAGGCGTCTTCGCCGGCGTGCACAGCCTGGACTTTGCCTATAACCGCAGGGACCCCGAGGGCAATCTGTTCGGCGACGAACTGAAGCGCATCGGTTGGGTCGGCGACGAAGAAGTCGGCGCCCGCAAGATGCACGCCTATTTCGAATATCACATCGAGCAGGGACCGATCCTCGAAGCCGAGGAAAAGCAGATCGGCGTCGTCACCCATTGCCAGGGCCTCTGGTGGCTGGAATTCACGCTGACCGGCAAGGAAGCCCACACCGGATCGACGCCGATGAACCTGCGCGTCAATGCCGGCCTCGCCATGGCCCGCATCCTGGAGATGGTCCAGGACGTGGCGATGGGCGAACAGCCAGGCGCCGTCGGCGGCGTCGGCCAGGTGTTCTTCTCGCCAAACTCCCGCAACGTGCTGCCGGGCAAGGTCGTCTTCACCGTCGACATCCGCTCGCCCGACAAGGAGAAGCTCGACCGCATGCGGGCAAAGATCGAGGCGAAGGCGCCTGAGATCACCGACGCACTCGGCGTCGGCTGTTCCATCGAGGCGATCGGCCACTTCGAGCCGATCACCTTCGATCCGAAACTGGTCACGTCGGTGCGCGAAGCCGCCGAGAGACTCGGCTACAGCCACATGAACATCATCTCCGGCGCCGGCCACGACGCCTGCTGGGCCGCCAAGGTCGCGCCCGCAACGATGGTCATGTGCCCCTGCGTTGGCGGGCTCTCGCACAACGAGGCGGAAGAAATCTCCAAGGAATGGGCGATGGCGGGAGCCGACGTGCTCTTCCATGCGGTGGTCGAAACGGCGGAGATTGTCGTGTGATGGCTTATTTCGCGCCCGGAGCCCCCTCATCCGACCCTTCGGGCCACCTTCTCCCCGCTGGGGAGAAGGGAACGGTGGACGTCGCGGTCTCCCCCTTCTCCCCTCGGGGAGAAGGTGCCCGAAGGGCGGATGAGGGGGCTCCAGGCGCGACGAAAATTACCAAGCAGGACATCCGCAAACAT
The Rhizobium leguminosarum DNA segment above includes these coding regions:
- a CDS encoding HWE histidine kinase domain-containing protein, with product MSGTHEPVDLTNCDREPIHQLGSVQPFGFLLAISSDWIVTRASANLVEFLGVAQADAIGRPVVSLITPEALHAIRNKLTTLRGPDVVERIFGIALMPDQNRFDIALHLNGGEVIIEGERCQDNRRDVASLSMRSMMSRLDHTETLEAFFREGARQARALTGFDRVMVYRFDEGGSGEVVAEAARAGIGSFLGLHYPASDIPVQARALYLRNLFRIIADVDAVPVPILPQRDEHGQPLDLSMSVLRSVSPIHIEYLKNMGVGASLSISIVVDGRLWGLFACHHYGPRLPSAQSRSTAELFGQMFASRLESRERRLALDYETKARRIADRLLTSVADNASLLDDPAWLIEALADAIPADGIGVWINGRLALAGIGPDERGFAALVRHLNRNAAGRIYAVDRLAEAYPDLEVDDAVAGTLAIPISRSPRDYVVLFRQELVRTARWGGDPHKPVEYGPNGPRLTPRKSFEAWSELVRGRSLPFTEAERRVAETIRVTLIEVVLRLTDEVSMARQTANERQELLIAELNHRVRNILSLITGIIRQSQATSVGLGDYIRQLEGRIQSLARAHDQITRDHWAPASLRQLLLAETGAYLGKNAQRIQMSGEDVLLEPQAFSTAALVFHELMTNSAKYGSLSGTSSGTVQLGWHRDDEGNLRIGWREKDGPPVVEPKRHGFGSTIIRRSIPYDLGGKAEVRYVKDGLEADFSIPARHVVGPTSERSNPAPLGTTEPKTTSDEQPLSGLNVLLVENNLIIAMDGEDILRRLGADVATAPSVTAAMEILAGQSFDLALLDVNLGDETSFGIADRLAAEGVPFVFATGYGEGIAQANSHSDAPVLQKPYTMEGMTDILARVPLPRRG
- a CDS encoding TetR family transcriptional regulator C-terminal domain-containing protein encodes the protein MTIPRAAKTLRRTRIQEEKEEQILEAALDVFSASGFRGSTIDQIAEVAGMSKPNLLYYFRTKEAMHRALIDRVLYTWLEPLRAFNAEGNPEAEIRSYIRRKLEMARDFPRESRLFANEVLQGAPHIEDELKGPLKELVDEKAEVIRAWAKSGKIVKCDPYHLIFSIWSTTQHYADFDVQVRAVLGQEHSGEGRFEDAARFLEQLFIGGLRPDPLEA
- a CDS encoding Zn-dependent hydrolase produces the protein MVAAPGENMRVNGDRLWDSLMEMAKIGPGIAGGNNRQTLTDADAQGRSLFKKWCDDAGLTMGVDRMGTMFATRPGTDPDALPVYVGSHLDTQPTGGKYDGVLGVLAALEVVRTMNDLGIKTKHPIVVTNWTNEEGARFAPAMLASGVFAGVHSLDFAYNRRDPEGNLFGDELKRIGWVGDEEVGARKMHAYFEYHIEQGPILEAEEKQIGVVTHCQGLWWLEFTLTGKEAHTGSTPMNLRVNAGLAMARILEMVQDVAMGEQPGAVGGVGQVFFSPNSRNVLPGKVVFTVDIRSPDKEKLDRMRAKIEAKAPEITDALGVGCSIEAIGHFEPITFDPKLVTSVREAAERLGYSHMNIISGAGHDACWAAKVAPATMVMCPCVGGLSHNEAEEISKEWAMAGADVLFHAVVETAEIVV